The Nostoc sp. KVJ3 sequence ATAAAATCCCCTTGGGTAAACGAAGATTATAGGCTTTCGCCAATGAGGATAGAAGGCGCTTATAAGTTTTAAACGCTTGCTGCATCAGTTCCAGCCCCCCGATAGAAGTGCTAGGGGGTTGGAGAAATTGAATATTATAAATCCGCTTGAACAGTTCGATTTTGTAATCGGACAGTTTTTCTACTAACTCATCCGGTTTAATTTCACCAGGAGCGCTTGCCTGTCTGATTCCATAGTCAATGTCTGCCAAGTACATCCCTAAGCCGGCGTTCGCCGTCGCATGAATATCGCCATGACTGTAATCTGGTAATACTTGGGATAAATAACTGCTTATTTCCTCTATAGCTGGCAGTTGTTGCACAATGGTGGGAACTTCGGGGGCAATGTCAGATGACACAGTGGCATTTGACCCTAAGAGAATCGCTGTTTTGTTGCAAGAGTGATTGTACAGCTTCAGGTTAATGAGGGCTGACTTAATCCACTCGGAAGTCAGAAAGAAATCTGGGTCAGTGGTAGCTTCGCCCAGCCAGGGGAATATACCTTCTAGTATGAGAATCCCTTGTCAATCGGTAGTTTTCCAGAATCGCAGAATTTCAAAGTAATGTTCGCGTCTGCTTTTGGCGATCGCTTGATACTGATTAACAGTTTGTAAACTTAATCCCTCCTCATTAGTAGATAACTGGTGCAGTTGGTCATCTTCCAGCATCCACAGGTAACAGTTAATATTGTATTGCTGGCATTCACTGGCGAGATTTGTCAAAAGTTTGAGTCTTTCTTGTAATGGAGACTCGACAGCTATCAGCTTATTGTTAAGTTTGATTAGAGAGAATATTTGTTTAATTAACTCATTATTCATTAGGGCTTTAGTTAAATTTCACCCCAATATTATTGATAGCTAAAACTCTTTACTAGCTACTTTGGTACTGAAAAAATCGGTACTAGAGGAGCTTGACTTTTTTGCAACTATAGCTCTAATTCCTCGTGTTTTTGTTGTGAATAACGTTGTTGTAATTGATGGGAGAAATTGATTAACTGCGTATTCCAATCCCGACTTTCGCACTTGAGTTGAGTCGAGTGTGGCAGTAGTTCTTTAACAGCCCGTGCCACTGTTGATTGACTAAAAGCTACCTGTACACAAGGAACATTACGTAATCTTTCAACAGGTAAATTTGAAGTGTCATCTACTGCCATGTAAACTGTTCTGTTTTCTGGTATTCCTTTAACCTGATATTCCAGCATGGCTACTGAAATGGTGTCAATGGGAGAGTCAGACAGTACGACAGTACTAGTTTGTTCGCTAGGCTTTTTCCCCAAAGTAAAGTAAAACCAGCTATCACGGCGAACTGTACCTAACTCATAACCAGAGAAATTATTAGCTGTCCCTTCTAAAAATGCTCCTTTGGTTTTTCCATTGAGATCCCGCATCACAAACACTACATTTGCTTTTGAGTCGGCATAAACTAGTCCCTGGTTATGTAACATTTGTACACAATCAGAGGGTATGCCTCGTTTCTGAGTTAGGTAATGTTCAACGCCTGACCAATTAGCTTTATCCTCAATGGGTGGGGTGAATTGGGGTGCTGGTTGAGTTTGGATAATGTCAGCCGTAACTTTTTGAGCATGAGCGATCGCTGCACGTTTTGCGCCGACTTCACCAAATCTTTCCCCTAGCCATGCGATCGCAGTTGTTTGGTTGCATTGATTAACGTGTTTCACCAAATCAATTGCATTACTACCTTCAAAATAAGAATCGGGAGCAAGGTCGCTAAATTTAGAGCCATCTATATTGATGATGTGTCCGTGACCCCTCCATCGGTCACGATCATAATTTAGCCCTAACTCCCAAGCAACATCATCCAAAGCTAAATCAGTTGACCACTCGGTAAGTTTTTTTATTGATTGATTCTCTTGCTCCAATTGCTCTATGCGCCTCCGTAATTGGTCATTCTCAAGTGAGAGAGCTTTGGCTGTAGCTTCCATTTCCTGTTTACGCTGATTCGCCCTGTCTCGGTCGGCAGCTTTGGCTAAAAGATGTTCTGCACTTAGCTCATCAACTTCTAAATCGCGCCCTTCCTCCACAATGCGGTAAAAATCCTTGATGTCCTGGTGCTTTGCTCTGCTTCCTTTAATACCGCGCTCCAACCCAATTAACCGCATTGTCTGGTAGTAAGAATCTTGAAATTGTTGGATTTTCTGCCGCCCGTCAAAGAAATGATTGCACCGTAGCTGTCCTTGATCATCAAGGGGGACAAAATAAGCGTGAATATGGGGTGTGGCTTCGTCCAGGTGTAACTCGGCGCGGACAATGCGAGATCCATATCCATCCGCTAACCACTGGTGAGTCGCTTCTACCCAGTTATCCAACTTTTGTGGTTCATAGTAACCGGCTTGGGTGGGGCAGTCGGGACGGAAATAACTAGGCGATGCACTCAACAGTAACTCCACGCAGTACACCGCATCAGTGCGAATCTTCCGCTTCTGCTCGTTTTCCCCTATCTTGGCTAAGACTAAATCCTCTAGTCGTTCCTCTGGGTTGAGGCTACCGATGAACCGAATATTTTTTTGAGTGGGATCTGCATTAGGGGTTTCTCTTTCTCGTGCAGTGTGAGATGCACTCCCTGATATGTTACCCCGCTTTAATTTTTTTAATCGCGCGATCGCGTATGCCATTTTTTATCTACACTAAAATTTGGAAATACAAGTTTTTGGGCTGACTGACTGAGAAACAAATATTACTCAAATTATTGCTGTTTTTTCTCGATTTCACGCCTTTTTTAAAGCTAAATCGCTCAAATGCGAAAATGGGCAAATAACCGTACGACTATCTTAAGCTGCCCTACAGCAGTTCTGAGGCATTTCACAGGCAATTCTCCCGCTATCCCCAAGATTACCTTAGTAGCATAGTCACCGTTGACACAATTTGAGCCTAAGTAGAGAACACCCGACTTTCTGTGATTTGGACTAAAAAACCACGCAATAGCAAGGCTTTTGGGTTGTTTAACTGTCAATAAATCTTGATTAATGAGAAGTAATGGGCTGCTCACAGAATTTTTTGAGAATTACTCAGGAGTAAAATGGTTTACAACGGAATTTTTTAGCAGTCGCTTGAAGTTAATCAGTGCTAATTTGTAATTTTCATTAGTATTTTGTAGCGCAACAGGAAAAAATCTGGCTTTTTGAAGTACAAAAGCAATACTTTTGTAGTATATATTCTCAATAAAATTGGGATTATTGAGAATATAATAAACTGGGCAAATCACCTCAAACGTTTCTAGAGTAAGTATTAGAGGGCAATTTTTCAAAAAAGTGATGTGCAAAATAGCAGACATTTTGTACCTGATTGTGAACATTTGATGACAGCTATAGCATTTAAAGGCGTGTATAAGCGGTGCAAAATAGCAGACATTTTGTATATAAATAGGGGTTTTAGGTGCAAAATGTCTGCTATTTGTAACTGTGATTAGTAATACATTTTAAACACGTAAAAGCAAATAAAACCCCGGTAAATTAGTAGGGATTAAAAAAATGAGGGTCTAAGTGAAGGATTAGAAGAAAAAATGCGGTGTTGTATGTGCATTCATTATTAAGTAAATGCTTTATTTAGGCAGACAACATAAATTTCAAAAGCAAAAATATTAAATTTAGTTAAGTTAGGCAGTATCAAAATAAAAATAAAAAAACTGGGCGATAAAAATTAGTGTAATAATTTTAAGAAAGCGCGTTAAGCTAATCAGAATTTTAGTCAAAAAAATGAATGATTCTAGATATAGAGTAGTGTCATTTAGAAGACCGAGTGACAGTGCAGATGCAGAAGTAATTGATTACTTGAGGTCAAAGCCTTTAAATTTGAAGGAAGATTATTCGGAAACAATTACATCGACACTAAAAAAACACTGGCTACCTCTTGCCTTGTTTTCTTCGGGGCTGAGGGGAGAAGAATTAAGACAGATTGGCATTTGGGCAATCAGTCAACTAGAAGCACAAATTAGTATGATTCGGAGAACTTGCGGGATA is a genomic window containing:
- the mobV gene encoding MobV family relaxase; its protein translation is MAYAIARLKKLKRGNISGSASHTARERETPNADPTQKNIRFIGSLNPEERLEDLVLAKIGENEQKRKIRTDAVYCVELLLSASPSYFRPDCPTQAGYYEPQKLDNWVEATHQWLADGYGSRIVRAELHLDEATPHIHAYFVPLDDQGQLRCNHFFDGRQKIQQFQDSYYQTMRLIGLERGIKGSRAKHQDIKDFYRIVEEGRDLEVDELSAEHLLAKAADRDRANQRKQEMEATAKALSLENDQLRRRIEQLEQENQSIKKLTEWSTDLALDDVAWELGLNYDRDRWRGHGHIINIDGSKFSDLAPDSYFEGSNAIDLVKHVNQCNQTTAIAWLGERFGEVGAKRAAIAHAQKVTADIIQTQPAPQFTPPIEDKANWSGVEHYLTQKRGIPSDCVQMLHNQGLVYADSKANVVFVMRDLNGKTKGAFLEGTANNFSGYELGTVRRDSWFYFTLGKKPSEQTSTVVLSDSPIDTISVAMLEYQVKGIPENRTVYMAVDDTSNLPVERLRNVPCVQVAFSQSTVARAVKELLPHSTQLKCESRDWNTQLINFSHQLQQRYSQQKHEELEL